In Vagococcus luciliae, one genomic interval encodes:
- a CDS encoding reverse transcriptase-like protein, whose translation MIKINTDASTHPKYQVSTGCFIIKKEGQTIVETFPLDATDNHIAEFQTMILALEYCLQNNWQKDLIFIYSDSSIVVKSFHKRYVKKDIFLPLLSKLLILSQGFSDLTIEWIPQESNKMADHHAKQALKKELKRQKKSPK comes from the coding sequence ATGATAAAAATTAATACTGATGCTTCAACACATCCTAAATACCAAGTAAGTACTGGCTGTTTTATTATAAAAAAAGAAGGACAGACAATCGTAGAAACATTTCCTTTAGATGCGACAGATAACCATATAGCAGAATTTCAAACCATGATTCTAGCTTTAGAATACTGTCTACAAAATAATTGGCAAAAAGATTTAATTTTTATTTATTCTGACAGTAGTATTGTGGTTAAATCATTTCATAAACGTTATGTAAAAAAAGATATTTTTCTACCACTCTTATCAAAATTGCTTATTTTGAGTCAAGGGTTTAGCGATTTAACCATTGAATGGATACCACAAGAATCAAATAAAATGGCTGACCATCATGCTAAACAAGCACTAAAAAAAGAGTTAAAGCGTCAAAAAAAGAGTCCTAAATGA